CTGAGCTATGTCGATGGATGGCAAAGCAGAAGTGATTTAAATGGAAACGAAATAGGAAGACACCGCGCCTAGGCTCTAAAATGAACCATCCGAACCGCAAACTCCGTCCGATGCTAAATGAAGTTGACAAGTAgatcctttttttctttcctttcccttcccaaTTCAAGCTCCAATATAGACAAAGGGAAGGGTTGAGATTATTTTTCTGGAGAAGACTAGAAGCCATAGCCGCCCCCGCCATAAGGAGTAGCTCCGTAGGGTGTCGCAGCACTAGCACCCCAAGCGCTCGCAGCACCTCCATTAGCATATGCCGTGAAGCTACCGTCCATACCCTCTGGAGGTTCATAGGCGTCCGGGCTTCGGACACCCATCATGTCTTCGTCAGGAACGCCGTTGTGATCGCCTCCTTCGGTGCCGGAGAGGGACGAGATAGCGGAGGCAAGTTTACGTTGCAAAACGACAATCCCTTGCTGGATAATCATATCTGGTTCAAGATTGCCGACGCTCTCAATGTCGAAGTAGAAGTTGTTTGGCTGCGCATCGTAGTCAAACGGTTGGTCGGGGGGTGCCGCGTGTTCCCAGGCGGCGTTTTGTGAAACGGGCCTTCTCACAATATCAATACACACTCTCAAacaagcagaagaaatgcTCAAATTAAGcgagcaaaaaaaaaaaagaccaaAGAAGCAGGGACATACCATTCTTTAACCGGATCCTCCTCATACCAATAATCCACATGCTTGAGGTTATTATGCGGATCATACTCGAACCCAATCGCCGCAGTAGGCGCCCACTTTGAATGTTCCTTCGCAATTCCCTTCTTCGCAATACAAGTCATCTTAAGCTCCTGCCCACGCCTCAACTTGCAAATAAGCGGTCCGTTCCCCTCCGGGTCTGTAATAACAGGGCTCCCAACCCATTCATTCGCGCGCTCCCCAGAAACAACCAGATCGCGCGCATACACAGCCATAATCTCATCGCCAGTGCACCGCGCATGTAGCGAAAGCGTAACACTACACCGTGCACAGTGGTCCTCGCACTCGCAATCGCGCGTGTACTCGACGTCCTGGTCGCAGTTTTTCGAGATCAGCGGGACTAGACCTAATCTGTGGGCAAGCATCTCGTCTGGAAGAACGGATGAGTTCTTTTCGACTTCGACCAGGTCGATGGCCATTGTGGGGATTTCAGCGAGCATCACGCGCCGGACGGAGTTGGCGAAAGCGAGGTCAACGGAGCTGAGTTTGAAGTCTACGCGGTAGGGTTCGGCCTGTCGCAGAGATCATGTTAGATCAGGTTCGGTAATATTTGGATAGGACGTATTGCGAAGAGCAGATTTAGGAGACGAGGGGAGAGTTCCGGAGCTCACCTCTCGCACTGTGACCTGGGGCCCGGTGGGCTCGATGTCCATTTCGTAATccatggtggtgatgaggcTGGGCCCCTATGATACAAAGAATGGTTTAGAAGCTAGCCACGCGGATATATTAGAGATTATGGGGGCAAAAAGTTGCGTGGCGCTGTGTTCCTTGATGTATCGGGATGAAAGAAAGTCGGCGGTGATACTGCGGGAGTGAAGTCTTGATGGAAATTATACGCTTTTCCTGATTGGGTAATCTCAATCAAACCCGGCCGCCCAAGTCAATGAAGGAAAATCCATATATACCCTGGTTTCTTTACCACTGCATATTAGTAGAATGCCAAATATTCCCCCGGAGAACATGCATACTTATGAACATTATCTTGAATTTGAATTGAGTCTTGTATATTTATCCCTGCGCAGTCTACAGTGAAGTCTACTTTATAATTAGTCGTCTACGGTTTTATCTAGGTCAAATTACCAAgatatctttcttttttgtcttCTCGAGTCCAGATGTCTAGTGGATTTGAACTATCCAAGAGTCCAAAGAGACGGAGGCTGTTTGCCAGGTGTACgatccagacccagaccaAAGGGTGACAAGACAAAGCATTGCTGTATCAGCGAGCATTAAGCTGTAGTTTCTCGAAGAAGAGAATAGTGGTCACTTCATCCCAGCGGCTAGGAGTGAAGGTCGCATTAAGTATCCAAACAACCCATGACCAGACACAAATCATGATCGTGCGACATCAAGAACTTTTCACTCATCCGCGACAATGCCGCCAATCATGCCCCTGTAGCTTCTATGGCGACGCGGTATTCCCGAATCTATAGTTGCAATCGCGTTAAGCCATTGTCATGCAAAAAAGCCATTAAGCCGCCAACCGATTGTGCTGTTATAACAGGACCACTCGAACACCAAAAATACACCCAACCAGCCAAAAAAGCCAAACAGAAAGCAGAAATAACAAGCACATGCAAATTAAATGATATGAAATAGGGTAATGCAAgcggtttttttttttgacgGGGAGGAGGATCATATCAAGTCGTAAAAGGGAAACTAGGAGCCCAAGAGACAACCCAGCCCTAAGTAAAAATATCGGCGACGATGTGAGCGAGCGCTATCGCTTCACAGAGCTCCGATTCAGCGCC
This region of Aspergillus puulaauensis MK2 DNA, chromosome 5, nearly complete sequence genomic DNA includes:
- the RPB3 gene encoding DNA-directed RNA polymerase II core subunit RPB3 (BUSCO:EOG09263PXH;~COG:K;~EggNog:ENOG410PG4T;~InterPro:IPR036603,IPR001514,IPR011262,IPR011263, IPR036643;~PFAM:PF01193,PF01000;~go_function: GO:0003677 - DNA binding [Evidence IEA];~go_function: GO:0003899 - DNA-directed 5'-3' RNA polymerase activity [Evidence IEA];~go_function: GO:0046983 - protein dimerization activity [Evidence IEA];~go_process: GO:0006351 - transcription, DNA-templated [Evidence IEA]); protein product: MDYEMDIEPTGPQVTVREAEPYRVDFKLSSVDLAFANSVRRVMLAEIPTMAIDLVEVEKNSSVLPDEMLAHRLGLVPLISKNCDQDVEYTRDCECEDHCARCSVTLSLHARCTGDEIMAVYARDLVVSGERANEWVGSPVITDPEGNGPLICKLRRGQELKMTCIAKKGIAKEHSKWAPTAAIGFEYDPHNNLKHVDYWYEEDPVKEWPVSQNAAWEHAAPPDQPFDYDAQPNNFYFDIESVGNLEPDMIIQQGIVVLQRKLASAISSLSGTEGGDHNGVPDEDMMGVRSPDAYEPPEGMDGSFTAYANGGAASAWGASAATPYGATPYGGGGYGF